In the Bartonella apihabitans genome, ATTTTCTTTGGCAAGCGTTCCGCCAATGGCCGGCTTCTTTGCCAAATGGTACGCCTTTTCTGCCGCAGTTTATGGCGGATTGGTTCCGCTTGTCGTTGTCGGTATGATCGCTTCGGTTATCAGTGCTTTTTATTACCTTCGTGTGATAAAAATTATGTGGTTCGATGAAGCCCAGCAATCGCTCTTCCTGCCACTCACAGGTGAGCTGAAGTTCGTATTGACCATTAGCGGTATTTTTGTCCTGTTTTATGTATTCTTTGGCAGTTGTCTTTTCCAATTGGCAGAGAAGGCTGCTGCATCACTCTTTTGAGCGAGATGGATTTTTCACTTTCTCTTCTTGCTCAGGAACATCATTATAAGCTGGAGTCCTACGTGAGTGTGGACTCCACCAATCGTGTTGCTTTGGCACAAGCTCATGAGGGCAAAGATCGACTTTGGGTCGTTGCCGAAGAACAGACCTCGGGAAGAGCTCGACGCGGGCGCCAATGGAACAGCCCGAAAGGTGATCTTTATTCGAGCCTTCTTTTAACTCGGAATATCAATCCTATAAATGCTGCACAGTTGGGTTTTGTTGCCGGTGTTTCTCTTGCTGATGCAGTAACGGCTTTTTTGAAAAAAAATGGAATTACCGAGGATGTTGTGCGCCTTAAATGGCCGAACGACATGCTGTTAAAAGGCGCAAAAGCTTCCGGAATATTGCTTGAACTGGAGCGGATGAGCGAAAACAGTTATGCATTGGTGATTGGCATAGGCGTTAATATCATTCACCCTTTTCGAGACGCTCCTTATCCGACTGAAGCACTCATAAACATGGGAATAGCTGTAGATAGCGCAACAATTTTCAGCTTACTTAGTGAATATTGGGCTTTGAATTATGATTTGTTTCTTTCTCCCGAAGGACCGGAAATCATTAGAAAAAAATGGCTTGATTATGCTGCCCATCTTGGCGAAGAGCTAACAATCACGGGTAATAATCAAACAATCTCCGGAATCTTTTCAGGCCTCGACGACAAATTCAATTGCATTATTACCAATGATCGAGGTGATGAAATATCTGTTTCGGCCGGCGACGTACATTTCGGTAACGTTGCATCTTCAAGTGCAGGTCGATAAAAGAATTAAATTCAGACAATTACGGCCCTAAAAGTCGTTTATCAGGGAGTCTTTAATGGCATCAGGCAAAAATAACCAGCTGGTTTTTCTACCACTTGGAGGTGTAGGCGAAATTGGTATGAATCTCGGCGTCTATGGCTTTGGTCCGGAAGATAACCGACAATGGTTGATGGTTGATCTTGGTGTCAGTTTTGCAGGCCCTGAATTGCCCGGTGTAGATCTTGTAATGCCGGATATAAGATTTTTGGAAAACGAAAGACCGAGTATATTGGGATTGGTTGTCACACATGCCCACGAAGATCATTTCGGCGCTATACTGGATTTGTGGCCGAAGCTTAAGATACCGGTTTACTGTACTGCTTTTACCGCCGGATTGCTGGAAACAAAACGTGAATTGGACTACAGTTCTTATGATGTTCCAGTCACGCTTTTTAAAGCGGGTGACCAATTCGAACTGGGGCCGTTTGCAATTGAAGCTATAGCTGTCGCACACTCCATTCCCGAACCGGTTTCATTGGCAATCAAAACGTCACTTGGCACTGTCATTCACACTGGTGATTGGAAAATAGACAATGAACCATCTTTAGGCGCACCGACTGACGAGAAGCGGTTTAGAGAATTGGGTGATGAGGGTGTACTTGCTCTTGTCTGCAACTCAACCAATTCTATGCGCGATGGCGTATCACCTACAGAGCATGACGTTTTAAAAAGTCTGACAGAAATAATCTCGAACGAGAAGGGGCGTGTTGCAATTACAACTTTTTCCTCGAATGTCGGGAGAATTATTTCGATAGCTCGTGCAGCAAAAGAAGCCGGAAGACAAGTGCTATTAGTTGGCCGGTCGATAAAACGTAGTGTTACTGTAGCTGAAGAACTAGGATATCTTGAAGGTATAGATCCTTTTCTGAATGAAGAAGATTATCCCTATATTCCACGTGATAAAATTGTCATGGTTCTGACGGGAAGTCAGGGAGAACAAAGAGCTGCTCTAGCCAAATTGTCTCGCGATGAAATGCGTTCACTCGCTCTGACAGCCGGTGATACTGTCATCTATTCATCGCGGAGTATACCTGGTAACGAACGGTCGATTATTGATACACAAAATCGATTGATTGATATGGGTGTGAAAATTATTACCGATCATGACGCACTTGTTCATGTTTCCGGGCATCCGCGACGCAATGACCTTAAAAAAATGTATGAATGGGTTAGGCCGAAAATATTGGTTCCGGTTCATGGCGAAGCGCTTCATTTGGCTGCACAAACCGCTTTAGGACGGCAGGCAGGAATTAAAACGGTGGCAGAAATCCGCAATGGTGACATGCTTAAACTTGCTCCCGAACCGGCCGAGATTATCGACGAAGTTCCTGTCGGGCAAATTTATAAAGACGGAAATCTCATAGGCAATGAAGATGAGATGGGCATTAGCGAACGCCGAAAATTAAGCTATGTAGGGCATGTGGCTGCGTCATTTCTTCTCGACAAACATTATAATCTGATGGAAATGCCCGAAGTCGTTACTTTCGGTTTACCCGAGACAGACGATGAGGGTGAGCTTTTTGACGATATTATTTCGGATACGATTGAAACAACAATAGACAGTATCCCACGTGCAAGACGTAAAAACGATGAAGTCATTCGTGAGGCCGTCCGTCGTTCAATCAGAGCTACAATTAATGAAAAATGGGGTAAAAAGCCGGTTTGTACCGTGTTTATACATCATTCGAAATAAACGGAATTCGTTATAATTGAAGTCAATTTTTGATGGTCATTGATTGTTATCATCAATGATTTGAATAGTGCAACCGTTTTATGACACTTGAATAAAATATGTGCGATATTGAATGACGGTGCAAATTGGCGCGAGAGAAAACAGGCAACATATTTCTTGCGAAAACTTTTTGATCGTAGATTGTTTCTATTTTCAAGCGTTAGTTTAGCCGCTATGGTTAATAAATATTGATAAATCTGCTCCGATTCGAAGAGCTTTAGTTGGATTCTAATGGTCGATGCGTCTATCTCGTTATTTTTTGCCTATATTGAAGGAAAACCCCAAAGAAGCTGAAATTGCTTCTCACCGTCTCATGTTGCGTGCCGGTATGATCCGACAACAGGCTGCGGGAATATATGCCTGGCTACCGCTTGGCAAAAAGGTTCTCGACAAAGTTTGTGCCATTATTCGTGAGGAGCAAAACCGCGCAGGCGCCCTTGAAATTTGGATGCCGACCATACAATCGGCTGATTTATGGCGTGAAAGCGGGCGTTATGACGCTTACGGGCTGGAAATGTTGCGCATCAAAGACCGTCAGGAACGTGAGCTTCTTTATGGCCCGACCAATGAGGAAGTGATTACGGATATTTTCAGGGCTCATGTAAAGTCATACAAAAATCTTCCGTTAAATCTTTATCATATTCAATGGAAATTCCGTGACGAGATCAGACCACGTTTTGGCGTTATGCGGTCGCGTGAATTTTTGATGAAAGATGGCTATTCTTTCGACATTGATTATGAAGGCGCAAAAGCTGCTTATAATCGCGTTTTCGTTTCCTATTTGCGTACTTTCGCACGAACCGGATTAAAAGCAATTCCGATGCGCGCTGATACCGGACCTATCGGTGGTAATTTGAGCCACGAGTTTATCATTCTGGCCGATACCGGCGAAAGTGCTGTTTATTGTGATAAGCATTTTCTGGACTTGACTATTCCTCCGGCTGATGTCGATTTTTCTGATGATGCTGCGATCGCGGACATTGTCAAACAATGGACAACGCCCTATGCCGCAACCGATGAAATGCATGATGAAGAGCTTTGGGCGAAAGTTCCGCAATCCGACCAGATAGCGGCAAGGGGAATTGAAGTTGGTCATATCTTCCATTTCGGTACGAAATATTCGTTGCCGATGCATGCTACAGTTATGGGCCCTGACGGACAGGAACATCCGGTATCCATGGGATCTTATGGCATTGGTCCATCACGGTTGGTAGCCGCAGCTATCGAAGCTTCGCATGATGAAAACGGGATCATTTGGCCGAGCGCAATGTCGCCTTTCGATTTTGGTATCATTAATATGAAGCCCGGCGATCAGAAGTGTGATGAGTTGAGTGAAAAATTGTATCAATCACTCATTAACGCCGGATTTGATCCACTGCTTGACGATACACAAGAACGTGCGGGTTCCAAATTTGCAACTATGGATCTTATCGGACTGCCGACACAAATTATCATTGGTCCCAAAAATGCTGCTCAAAATGAAGTCGAAATAAAAGATCGTAAAACCGGTCATAAAGAAATACTTCCATTCGATGCGGCTTTAAGGCGTCTGACGGAGGCCTGATGAGTACGAGAGCCAAGCTTGGTAGCCGGTTAAGATTTTCGTCCTATGAATGGATGATTGCATTTCGTTATATGCTTCCCAACCGGAAACAGATGTTTACATCGGTGATATCAATCATATCGCTGATCGGCATCATGCTTGGCGTTTTTGCATTAATTGTGGTGATGGCCGTTATGAACGGTTTCAGGACTGAATTGCTTGACCGCATCTTGGGTATGAATGGCCATCTCGTAATTCAGGCAATTGATAGCGATTTTACCGATTACAATACGCTCATTCCACGTATTGAAGGTGTCGACGGTGTTAAATTTGCACTTCCTGTGATTGAAGGGCAAGCCATGGCACAAGGAGAAGCCGCAGGCGGAACCGGAGCACTGGTTCGCGGACTTCGTAAGCAAGATCTCGATAAACTCACCACGGTTACAAAAAATATCAAATTCGGTAATCTCGACGACTTTGACAAGCAGGATGGCGTTGCGATTGGCAGCGGCATGGCTGAAAAATTGGGTCTTTCTGTGGGGAGCGATATCCGTATTGTTACTCCCGATGGGGATGTAACACCTTTTGGTGTAACCCCGCGTGTCAAAGCTTACAAAGTCACTGCTATCTTCACTGTGGGAATGTCGGAATACGATACGATTTTCGTCTTTATGCCGTTAAAAGAAGCTCAGGCTTTTTTCAATTTAGGCAATAAAGTCCAATCACTCGAGATATTTTTGAACGATCCCGATGCAGTTGATAAAATCAGCCCGGAGATCGAAAAAGCCGTCGGGCGGCAAGTTTATTCTATTGATTGGCGTTCGAGAAATCAGGCGTTTTTTTCCGCGTTACAAGTTGAACGCAACGTCATGTTTTTCATATTGTCGCTCATTGTTTTGGTAGCAGCTTTGAATATCATTTCCGGATTGATCATGTTGGTCAAGGATAAGGGGCATGATATTGCCATTTTGCGTACTATCGGTGCCAAACAAAGTGCGGTTATGCGTATATTCATTATGACCGGTATGGTAATTGGTGTGATTGGTACGGTTCTCGGGCTTTTGTTGGGTGTTCTGACATGCGAGAATATAGGACATATTCAGGATTTTATTTCATGGCTTTTTAATGTCGATGTCTTCAATCCCCAGCTTTACTTCCTTACCAAATTGCCAGCGCGTCTGGAATGGGGACAGACGTTGATTGTTGTCTTTATGGCGCTGTTCCTCTCTTTCCTCGCGACATTGATACCGGCCTGGCGCGCTGCCAAACTGGATCCCGTGCAAGCTTTGAGGTACGAATAATGGCCTCGTTGTTACAACTTGTGAATATCGATAGACGTTATCTGGATAGTGACAAACCCCTTGTCATTCTGGATAAAGCCAACTTTTCACTCGAACAGGGGCAGACTGTTGCTTTGGTTGCACCCTCCGGTGCCGGTAAATCCACTTTGTTACATATTGCCGGACTGCTTGAACGGCCTAATGGCGGGGACGTCGTTTTACGCGGGCATTCCTGTTCCAATTTGTCCGATAACGACCGTACTGCAATACGTCGCAACGATATCGGTTTTGTTTATCAATTCCATCACTTGTTGCCGGAGTTTACGGCTTTGGAAAATGTGATGATACCGCAGATGATCGCCGGACTTAAGCGTTCCGAAGCGGCTGACCGGGGATTGAAATTATTGACCTATCTGCGCGTGGGGCATCGTGCCAAACATCGGCCTTCGGAGCTTTCCGGTGGCGAACAGCAACGTGTGGCTATTGCCCGGGCGGTTGCCAATGCACCGTCAATTCTGTTGGCAGATGAACCGACAGGAAACCTCGATCCTGTTACCTCGGCATATGTTTTTCAGGCTTTGGCGGCTTTGGTTCGTCAATCGGGGCTCGCTGCTCTTATTGCGACGCACAATCTGTCTCTTGCAAAACAAATGGACAGGCGCATAACCCTTAAGGGCGGCAAAATTATTGAACTTCCTTGAAGTTATCTTCGTAAACTACGGATATCCATATATTTTTTATGAAAAAGAAATCTCGTTAAATGTTTTGGAATACGAGATAAGCTAATATACTGACGACGACTGTCACAAAGAGGCTTCGTGTTAGCATACCTGCAATGAGTGAAATAATTGTACTCAAAAGAGCAACCGAAATGCCGAAACTGGTTGTTTCCGGTTTTTCAAGAATTTCGGCAACGATAATAGCCGACAGCACCGCCGCCGGAACAAAATTCAGCCAATAACGAAAAAGTCTGGGAAACGGCCTGTGAGCCAAAGCCATGATTGGTACGATTTTGATGATCGCGGTTACTGCAGTTGCTACCGCAATTCCCAATCCGATATTTTCCATCATTATATTTTGTTACTCCCGGACTTGAGAAGCATAAACATACCAATTGTTGCCGCGATGAGAGTGGCGACGATTGACGATGGATTTGCCGCAATTATGCCGTGTGAAAAGGTGACAATTGCCATTGCAACAATAATCACAACAATATCGATTTTTTTGGTCTGGCTTGCATACCATCCAAGCAATAGAAGACCGATAAACATACCGACAAGACTGAAACTCAAGCTGTCTTTTAACCAATCGGGTAGGGATGCTGCAAATATGCTACCGACAAGTGTTGCAACAATCCAGCTTAGCCATGCTGTGATATTAAGTCCCAATAACCATGAAAACGGGAGAACATTATCGTGAGTACGTGCGTATTGTGACGCAACGCCAAAGGTTTCATCGGTCATCAAAAAGCCGCCAACAAGCTTTTCTAGCCGATTGGCGTGGGAAAAATATTGCGCCATATAGGTGTTGATTAAAAGATAACGCATATTGATGAATAATACACCTAATGCGATTTGCATTAATCCCGCACCTGTAGATGCCATTGAATAAAACAGAAATTGCGCTGAACCCGCATAGACAAATGTACTTAAACAGAAAATCTGTAAAATCGTAAAGCCCGACACTGCACCGATAGCGCCGCAAGCAAAACCGATTGCCCAATATCCGAGCAAGGTCGGAATGCAGGCAACGACACCTTGTTCAAAAAGACGCCAGTGGTTTTTATCCATCGTTCAAAGACTCAATTGATATTCAACGTCTTTTGAAATGACGTCTTCATATACATGTTTACATATTTGGACTATTGTCAAACAACGAATTATTGAAAGCTGAGCGCTCACGTAATATAGAACAAATTCCCGTATTGTGTTGAACCGGAGGATATGATGACAGGCTCGAAAGTCGATAACAGTAAGCTTAATGCAAGGCAACGGCGGCTTGTGTTTCGTGCATGGCATCGCGGAATCCGTGAAATGGATCTGGTCTTCGGACAATATGTCGATGCCCATATTATGAAACTTGATGAAAAAGCCATGGATGAGCTTGAATATATCATGTCCTTTGAAGATAGGGATTTATTGACTTGGGTAACAGGTGAAGTGCCTGTGCCTTATGATGTCAATTCACCGCTTTTCCGCGATATTCTCGATTACCGCACGCGCATGGATTTTAACGCTTAAGTTATGTCGATATTTAAGAAAAACTTCGCTACTGAAAAATTACCACAATATTTGAGTTTTGATGGTGTCGTCTCCGGATACGAACCATTTGCGATATATAAAATTGCGGCTGAAATTGGCGGTAAGGGACCAATTCTTTATATCGCACGTGACGGGCAGAAACTTGATGATCTGACGCATGCTTTGAGTTTTATCGAGCCACAGATGCCGGTGGTACAATTGCCTTCATGGGATTGTCTTCCCTATGATCGTGTTTCGCCAAATCCTGCAATTTCTGCAAAGCGGATGTCCGCGCTTACAAATATTTCTGCACTTTCAAAAAATCCTCATCCGGCAATTATCCTGACAACTGCCAATGCAATTATGCAGAAACTGCCTCCGCGTTCTATGGTTGAAGGCCAGTCGATTACTGCGCGGCCAGGGCAAAATCTCGACATGGACAAACTTGTTCATCACCTCGAGCATAATGGTTTCGAACGGGTGTCGAGCGTGCGTGAAATTGGCGATTTTGCTGTGAGAGGCGGAATTGTCGATTTGTTTGCACCGGGAAGCGATGCACCGGTAAGACTGGATTTTTTTGGTGATACCCTTGAAACAGTACGCGCGTTTGATCCGGCAAGCCAAAGAACAACACAAACGCTTAAAGAATTCTCGTTGGAGCCGATGAGCGAGATCACTTTAACGCCCGAATTGATTAGCAAATTCCGCACGAATTATATCAGATCATTTGGCGCAGCCAGTCCGAATGATGCACTTTATGAAGCAATTTCGGAAGGGCGGCGGTTTTCCGGAATGGAACATTGGCTGCCGCTTTTTTACGATCATCTTGATACGATTTTCGATTATATTGGTGATATTCCGGTCGTGTTTGATCATCTAGCCGAAGAGGCAATGATAGAACGGAATAAACTCATCGAGGATTATTATCAGGCCCGCTTGGAACAACACGACCCGAAAAACTCTTCGACACCATATAATCCGGTAAAACCGGCAGAACTCTATCTGACGCCTGAAGATATAGCGTCGTTATCTGAAAAAGTGCGACACCGGATTGATCTTACGCCGTTTAACAAACCGGAATCGTCCGGCCATCTGGTCCTTCATAGCAATGTCACAATAGGGCGGGATTTTGTTGAAGAACGTACGTCCGAAAACAAGAATTTATTTGAAAGCGTTGTCGATCATGTTGCGGAACTCCGCTCAAAGGGTCACAAGGTTCTCCTTACCGGCTGGAGTGAAGGATCGTTGGAGCGCCTGTTACAGGTGCTTGATGAACATGGTCTTAAAGGTATAGAAAAGGTTACATCTCTTCATTCCGTAAAAGTCACACCACGCGATCATATCACTGCGGCAGTGGTGACTGTCGAGCACGGATTTGTTGCTGACGATCTGGTGGTTGTTGCCGAGCAGGATATATTGGGCGACCGGCTTGTGCGCTCAGCCCGTCGGCGTAAACGCAATGCCGATTTCATTTCGGATATGACCACATTGAACAGCGGTGATATTGTTGTTCACGTTGATCACGGTATTGGTCGTTTTGTTGGTTTGAAGACGATTATAGCAGCCGGAGTTCCTAGAGATTGTCTGGAAATTCACTATGCCGATGAAGACCGGCTTTTTCTTCCTGTCGAAAATATCGAACTTCTTTCGCGCTACGGCGGTGAGGGAACAAATGTTGTTCTTGATAAACTAGGCGGCGTAGCATGGCAGGCAAGAAAAGCAAAACTTAAAAAACGTTTGCTCGAAATTGCCGGTCATCTCATTCACATCGCGGCCGAGCGCGAGATGCGCAATGCCCCCGTTCTTGTACCGCCGACCGGTAGCTATGACGAATTTGTTGCCCGTTTTCCCTATGATGAAACGGATGACCAATTGCGCGCTATTGATGCGGTCCTTGGCGACCTTGCAGCCGGAAAACCGATGGATCGTCTGATTTGTGGTGATGTCGGATTCGGCAAGACAGAAGTTGCAATCAGAGCCGCATTTGTTACTGCATTAAATGGTTATCAGGTTGCTGTTGTCGTGCCGACAACGCTATTGGCACGCCAGCATTATAAAACGTTCCAAGCCCGCTTTCAGGGATTACCTGTAAAAATCGGACAAGCATCGCGGCTTGTTGGAGCCAAAGAACTTGCAGCCGTTAAAAATGGTGTGCGTGAAGGTACAGTCGATATTGTTATCGGTACGCACGCACTGCTTGGATCCACAATGCAGTTTTCGCGGCTTGGCTTGTTGGTTGTCGATGAGGAACAAAACTTTGGCGTTAAACAGAAAGAACGTCTGAAAGAACTGAAGACCGATATTCATGTACTCACCCTTTCGGCAACTCCAATTCCGCGTACGCTACAACTGGCTTTAACCGGTGTCAGAGAGTTATCCCTTATTACAACGCCACCGGTCGATCGTATGGCGGTGAGAACCTTTGTTTCGCCGTTTGATCCATTAGTCGTGCGCGAAACATTGATGCGTGAACATTATCGCGGGGGTCAGAGCTTCTATGTTTGCCCGCGAATTTCGGATTTGAAAGACGTTCAGGAGTTTCTTGCCAACCACGTTCCCGAACTGAAAGTCACTGCAGCTCATGGGCAAATGCCGCCAGGCCAGCTTGATGATATTATGAATGCCTTTTATGACGGGCAATATGACGTGCTGCTTTCAACCAGTATCGTTAAATCCGGTCTTGATATTCCTTCGGCAAATACATTGATAGTCCATCGTGCCGATATGTTCGGTCTTGCCGCTCTCTATCAATTGCGCGGGCGGGTAGGGCGCTCCAAGCAGAGAGCCTATGCTTTGTTTACACTTCCCAATCAGAAAGTTTTGACACCGGGAGCGGGCAGGCACCTTAAAGTGTTGCAATCCCTTGATAGTCTTGGAGCAGGGTTCCAGCTGGCAAGTCACGACATGGATATAAGGGGTGCTGGCAACCTTCTTGGTGAAGAACAATCAGGGCATATCAAAGAAGTCGGTTTCGAACTTTATCAGCAAATGTTGGAAGAAGCGGTTGCCGAATTGAAAGACGGTACGGCTGTGAGTGAAAGCCAATGGTCGCCGCAGATCTCGGTAGGGACAGCGGTTATGATACCGGATAATTATGTTCCCGACCTTCCATTGCGCCTTTCGCTTTATCGCCGGCTCGCAGAAATTGAAGAATTGGGCGACATTGATGCGTTTGGTGCTGAACTGATCGACAAATTCGGCCCTTGCCTGTTCCAGTACAGCACTTGCTCAAAGTCGTTTATATCAAGGCTCTATGTCGGCAAGCCAATGTTGAAAAACTGGATGCCGGTCCGAAAGGCGTTGTTATCCAGTTCAGAGAAAACAACTTTGCCAATGGTGTCGGACTCATCAAATGGATTGGCGAGCAAGGAAGCATGGCCAAA is a window encoding:
- a CDS encoding lipoprotein-releasing ABC transporter permease subunit — encoded protein: MSTRAKLGSRLRFSSYEWMIAFRYMLPNRKQMFTSVISIISLIGIMLGVFALIVVMAVMNGFRTELLDRILGMNGHLVIQAIDSDFTDYNTLIPRIEGVDGVKFALPVIEGQAMAQGEAAGGTGALVRGLRKQDLDKLTTVTKNIKFGNLDDFDKQDGVAIGSGMAEKLGLSVGSDIRIVTPDGDVTPFGVTPRVKAYKVTAIFTVGMSEYDTIFVFMPLKEAQAFFNLGNKVQSLEIFLNDPDAVDKISPEIEKAVGRQVYSIDWRSRNQAFFSALQVERNVMFFILSLIVLVAALNIISGLIMLVKDKGHDIAILRTIGAKQSAVMRIFIMTGMVIGVIGTVLGLLLGVLTCENIGHIQDFISWLFNVDVFNPQLYFLTKLPARLEWGQTLIVVFMALFLSFLATLIPAWRAAKLDPVQALRYE
- a CDS encoding ribonuclease J; this encodes MASGKNNQLVFLPLGGVGEIGMNLGVYGFGPEDNRQWLMVDLGVSFAGPELPGVDLVMPDIRFLENERPSILGLVVTHAHEDHFGAILDLWPKLKIPVYCTAFTAGLLETKRELDYSSYDVPVTLFKAGDQFELGPFAIEAIAVAHSIPEPVSLAIKTSLGTVIHTGDWKIDNEPSLGAPTDEKRFRELGDEGVLALVCNSTNSMRDGVSPTEHDVLKSLTEIISNEKGRVAITTFSSNVGRIISIARAAKEAGRQVLLVGRSIKRSVTVAEELGYLEGIDPFLNEEDYPYIPRDKIVMVLTGSQGEQRAALAKLSRDEMRSLALTAGDTVIYSSRSIPGNERSIIDTQNRLIDMGVKIITDHDALVHVSGHPRRNDLKKMYEWVRPKILVPVHGEALHLAAQTALGRQAGIKTVAEIRNGDMLKLAPEPAEIIDEVPVGQIYKDGNLIGNEDEMGISERRKLSYVGHVAASFLLDKHYNLMEMPEVVTFGLPETDDEGELFDDIISDTIETTIDSIPRARRKNDEVIREAVRRSIRATINEKWGKKPVCTVFIHHSK
- a CDS encoding AzlC family ABC transporter permease, which codes for MDKNHWRLFEQGVVACIPTLLGYWAIGFACGAIGAVSGFTILQIFCLSTFVYAGSAQFLFYSMASTGAGLMQIALGVLFINMRYLLINTYMAQYFSHANRLEKLVGGFLMTDETFGVASQYARTHDNVLPFSWLLGLNITAWLSWIVATLVGSIFAASLPDWLKDSLSFSLVGMFIGLLLLGWYASQTKKIDIVVIIVAMAIVTFSHGIIAANPSSIVATLIAATIGMFMLLKSGSNKI
- a CDS encoding AzlD domain-containing protein produces the protein MMENIGLGIAVATAVTAIIKIVPIMALAHRPFPRLFRYWLNFVPAAVLSAIIVAEILEKPETTSFGISVALLSTIISLIAGMLTRSLFVTVVVSILAYLVFQNI
- a CDS encoding biotin--[acetyl-CoA-carboxylase] ligase; translated protein: MSVDSTNRVALAQAHEGKDRLWVVAEEQTSGRARRGRQWNSPKGDLYSSLLLTRNINPINAAQLGFVAGVSLADAVTAFLKKNGITEDVVRLKWPNDMLLKGAKASGILLELERMSENSYALVIGIGVNIIHPFRDAPYPTEALINMGIAVDSATIFSLLSEYWALNYDLFLSPEGPEIIRKKWLDYAAHLGEELTITGNNQTISGIFSGLDDKFNCIITNDRGDEISVSAGDVHFGNVASSSAGR
- a CDS encoding ABC transporter ATP-binding protein, whose protein sequence is MASLLQLVNIDRRYLDSDKPLVILDKANFSLEQGQTVALVAPSGAGKSTLLHIAGLLERPNGGDVVLRGHSCSNLSDNDRTAIRRNDIGFVYQFHHLLPEFTALENVMIPQMIAGLKRSEAADRGLKLLTYLRVGHRAKHRPSELSGGEQQRVAIARAVANAPSILLADEPTGNLDPVTSAYVFQALAALVRQSGLAALIATHNLSLAKQMDRRITLKGGKIIELP
- the proS gene encoding proline--tRNA ligase; amino-acid sequence: MRLSRYFLPILKENPKEAEIASHRLMLRAGMIRQQAAGIYAWLPLGKKVLDKVCAIIREEQNRAGALEIWMPTIQSADLWRESGRYDAYGLEMLRIKDRQERELLYGPTNEEVITDIFRAHVKSYKNLPLNLYHIQWKFRDEIRPRFGVMRSREFLMKDGYSFDIDYEGAKAAYNRVFVSYLRTFARTGLKAIPMRADTGPIGGNLSHEFIILADTGESAVYCDKHFLDLTIPPADVDFSDDAAIADIVKQWTTPYAATDEMHDEELWAKVPQSDQIAARGIEVGHIFHFGTKYSLPMHATVMGPDGQEHPVSMGSYGIGPSRLVAAAIEASHDENGIIWPSAMSPFDFGIINMKPGDQKCDELSEKLYQSLINAGFDPLLDDTQERAGSKFATMDLIGLPTQIIIGPKNAAQNEVEIKDRKTGHKEILPFDAALRRLTEA
- a CDS encoding succinate dehydrogenase assembly factor 2 encodes the protein MTGSKVDNSKLNARQRRLVFRAWHRGIREMDLVFGQYVDAHIMKLDEKAMDELEYIMSFEDRDLLTWVTGEVPVPYDVNSPLFRDILDYRTRMDFNA